The following coding sequences lie in one Spinacia oleracea cultivar Varoflay chromosome 1, BTI_SOV_V1, whole genome shotgun sequence genomic window:
- the LOC130465618 gene encoding uncharacterized protein → MHQERRTRSTLDAYFQEKKRRTQDDNTSSPIAPQNQNKNEASPSTPHTTAPIRERVHQFDINSLSYDLGQKKIIADYHPDDQDTVRRAYIQRKVIQPRDHDFQQRFIGGGMRCFNHDLYDIGVLDGDGHDAFVTKCFKGWYRPRAFSKHVGTINSVHKKRIEKYNALINPQASIQNVLSPLTLIAVSKKNVDCDWLFVLLSTMLNVVGGSCKRQEIFNESQTQFVAKAFEGGEIESGKGLNQQLGLGRQGDTRLRSNYKLLLNVIVLHPAICEVLDMIFENPSKSDDRAKVDRVGVALVLLNFIFMLQELNHRFGEVSMELLLCMRCLNPVNSFYYFDKSKLLRLAEFYPNEFSSSELLCLEDELDNFIHDMQRDEIFEDFEDIGELSKKLVETMKHETYCRIYLLIKMVLILHVATATIERALSAMTIVRSKFRGLLTKLDAIIPDSLHPTLCAPFFYLDIKNAMFSIDGEKAHGPDAFTSQVFKDSWEVVGMDACKVVESFFSSCKILKEINATIITLVPKSSHLVNVTDFRLISRSSVLLKCISKLICGRMKIVLPDLISPNQGGCKCF, encoded by the exons ATGCATCAAGAAAGAAGAACAAGAAGTACATTAGATGCATATTTTCAGGAAAAAAAGAGGAGAACACAAGATGATAACACATCATCTCCAATTGCTcctcaaaatcaaaataagaATGAAGCTTCTCCTTCTACTCCACATACAACTGCTCCAATTAGAGAAAGAGTACATCAATTTGATATCAACTCTCTCTCATATGATCTTGGACAGAAGAAAATAATTGCCGATTATCATCCTGATGATCAAGATACAGTTCGAAGAGCATATATTCAAAGAAAAGTTATCCAACCACGTGATCATGACTTTCAACAAAGATTTATTGGAGGTGGAATGCGTTGTTTTAATCATGACTT ATATGATATAGGTGTTCTGGATGGTGATGGACATGATGCTTTTGTTACAAAATGTTTTAAAGGTTGGTATAGACCACGTGCTTTTTCTAAGCATGTCGGTACTATTAATAGTGTTCATAAGAAGCGTATTGAGAAATACAATGCTTTAATTAATCCACAAGCATCCATTCAAAATGTTTTATCTCCA CTAACACTTATTGCAGTTTCCAAAAAGAATGTTGATTGTGATTGGTTATTTGTACTTCTCTCTACTATGTTGAATGTTGTTGGAGGCTCTTGTAAGCGTCAAGAAATTTTTAATGAATCTCAAACTCAATTCGTTGCAAAAGCATTTGAAGGTGGTGAAATTGAAAGTGGGAAAGGTTTGAATCAACAACTTGGATTGGGAAGACAAGGTGATACTCGTTTGAGATCTAATTATAAGTTATTGTTGAATGTAATTGTCTTGCATCCGGCGATATGTGAGGTACTAGACATGATTTTTGAAAATCCCTCTAAGTCAGATGACCGTGCAAAAGTTGATCGTGTTGGTGTTGCACTTGTGTTATTAAACTTTATTTTCATG CTTCAAGAACTTAATCATCGGTTTGGCGAAGTAAGTATGGAGCTTCTTCTTTGTATGAGATGTCTAAATCCTGTCAATTCCTTCTATTATTTTGACAAGTCAAAGTTACTTAGACTTGCTGAATTTTATCCTAATGAGTTTTCAAGTTCTGAATTGCTTTGTCTTGAGGATGAACTTGATAATTTTATTCATGATATGCAAAGAGATGAGATAtttgaggattttgaagatATTGGAGAACTATCCAAGAAACTTGTTGAGACAATGAAGCATGAGACGTATTGTCGTATCTACTTGCTTATAAAGATGGTGTTGATTCTTCATGTGGCAACTGCAACTATAGAAAGGGCATTATCTGCAATGACTATTGTGAGGAGTAAGTTCAGAGGCCTTttaaccaaattg GATGCTATCATCCCTGATTCTTTGCACCCTACTTTATGTGCTCCGTTTTTTTATCTGGATATCAAGAATGCTATGTTCTCCATTGATGGAGAGAAAGCTCATGGTCCAGATGCTTTTACTAGCCAAGTTTTCAAGGACTCTTGGGAAGTGGTTGGTATGGATGCTTGTAAAGTTGTGGAAAGCTTCTTTTCCTCATGTAAGATTTTAAAGGAAATTAATGCTACCATTATTACTTTGGTTCCTAAGTCTTCTCATCTGGTTAATGTGACAGATTTCAGACTTATATCTCGTTCTTCTGTACTTTTAAAGTGTATCTCAAAGTTGATTTGTGGGAGAATGAAAATCGTTCTTCCTGATCTTATCTCTCCTAATCAGGGAGGCTGCAAATGTTTCTAA